The Porphyromonas pogonae genome segment TTCATGATTGCTGTTGTTTTAGAAAGTTAAGTTTAACCCAAATGTGTAAATCATAGGCATCGGATATGTACCCCTGTCTATTCCAAATTCCAATGCTGAGCCACCGATCTCGGGGGTATATCCCGTGTTTTTGCTCCATGTTTTCAAGTTCTGCATATTGGTATAAAGTCTGAGAGACTTTAGTCGCAGTTTTTTCAAAAGTTCGGGCGCAAAGGTATATCCCAGCTGTATATTGCGTATTCTGAAGAAACTGCCATCTTCTATGTAATAGCTCGAATTCGAGAAGTTCAAAGCTCTGGTAGTATTCAGGATGGGCTCCCAATTGGATGTTCCCTCTCCGTGCCACCTGTTCATCCGTGCTGTGAGGTAATTCAGTTGAGCATAGGACGGGTCATCCCATGTCCTGTATATTTCATTGCCATATACCCCCATCATGTCAATGCCCAGGTCAAAGTTTCTATAACTAAGCCCTATATTGAGGCCATAGGTAAAGTCAGGTGTGGGGTTACCTATTACAGTGCGGTCATCTTGCGTTATCTGTCCGTCTCCGTTTACATCCTTGAATTTCAGGTCTCCCGGTGCGGGACTTCCCAGCTTATTAGGGTAGTACTTCTTGATATCTTCTTTATTCTGATACACCCCTATCACTTCATATCCGTAAAAGTGCCCTACGGGATAGCCCTCCAAAGAGCGTGATATGCCTTTGGGGCCTTCAAAAATAGCATCTTGTGATCCACGCCCCAGGGAGAGTACTTTGTTGTTGATGGTGGTAAGATTGCCGGAGACGGAGTAGTTGAATCCGCTTTCGCCCACTTTATCCTTCCAGCTTACTGCGACTTCAACGCCGCGGTTTCTTATCTTACCCAGATTCTCAAGTGAGTTCTTTGCGCCTGAGAATCCTGATAGCATTACTATAATATCTTTAGTCTCCTTATTATAAAATACAGGTTCCACACGCAGGCGGTTATTGAGCATTGTCATCTCAAATCCCGCTTCCCATGCATATGTCTTCTCCCACGATAGGTTTTGTGGAAGATATTGGATAGAATAGCCTGTGATGATGTTGTCACCGAATACCGCACTACCCGAACTCTCAAGACGAGGATAGGTAGGGTAGTTATACCCGCCAGTATTCTGGCTCCCGAGTACACCCCATGATCCCTTGAACTTCAGGTAATTGATAAAGGACTGGTCTTTCATAAACCCCTCTTCTGATGCTACCCATCCTGCTCCGAATGAGTAGAAATTGTCCCATGTATTTCCTATGGAATGAAATACAGAGGACCCGTCACGACGATATGATGCGTTGAAGAGGTATTTATTATCGTAGCTATACAGCGCCCTGAGAAGGTACGACATGGTGAAACGTCTGTACTGATCACTCCTGTTGCTCATGGATTTATTACCAATGGAGGATATCCACCACTTATCGGTGTTGTCACCGGGGATGGAGAAGATGATATCATCCAGATTTTGGCTCCTTTCCGCTCCCAGGCCTGAGTGTGATATGTAGTTTGTTGTAATACCTCCCATAGCCGTTATGCTATGCTTCCCAAAGGTATTATTGTACGTCAGGATATAATCGCTTTGGGCTATGTATTTAGTTGCTTTTCGCTGTGTAATAGATTCAGTGTTTGCGAGGTTTTCCTTACCGGGTATATCGGGGTTGTATACATAAATAAGCGGGCTGAACTTGCGCTCTTCTCCTACCCCGTAATCCAATGAGAATGTAGCTTTGAACTTGAAGTTTTTCAGGAAATCCACCTCTCCGTATATGTTACCTGCAACACGATTATTGGTCGCTATGTTGGTATTGGCACGTGTGATGACATCGATCATCGGATTCCACACCTGAGCTCTCTGGAAGTCCGGCAGAGTGTGGAACAACTCCCCTTTGGCATCGTATATCGGTGATATTGGTGCAGCTTTGAGGGCGGCGGTGACTCCTTTGGCATCTGTGGGGGAGGTTCTGGAGCCATTGACTTGGAATCCGAAACGTAAATTCTTGGTTACATTATAATCACTACTTAGATTGACGGTAGCTTTGGAGAACTTCTCTTTCTTGATGTTTCCTTGTTCTGTCGTGTAGCCTATACCCAGATAAAAACGTGTTTTCTCGCTTG includes the following:
- a CDS encoding SusC/RagA family TonB-linked outer membrane protein; its protein translation is MKCKSLFIIGFLLIPTLIFAQQQITVSGKVTEKATGEAAIGVSILVKGTKNMTVTDANGNYTLNNVPRNGTLVFTYIGMKTVEESIKDRTHIDIALSEDVHALDEVVVIGYGSAKKRDLTGSIVSVNASDLADRPAANPLASLQGKIAGVQVVNTGRAGQDPEIRVRGTNSINGYAPLYVVDGLFSDNINYLNPADIESMEILKDPSSLAIFGVRGANGVIIINTKRAKSGQTFVNINSSMGFKDISQRMSVTNAAQFRELYDEQRSNQGLNPFDYTIWNADTDWQKEIFQKGFLTNNNISITGASEKTRFYLGIGYTTEQGNIKKEKFSKATVNLSSDYNVTKNLRFGFQVNGSRTSPTDAKGVTAALKAAPISPIYDAKGELFHTLPDFQRAQVWNPMIDVITRANTNIATNNRVAGNIYGEVDFLKNFKFKATFSLDYGVGEERKFSPLIYVYNPDIPGKENLANTESITQRKATKYIAQSDYILTYNNTFGKHSITAMGGITTNYISHSGLGAERSQNLDDIIFSIPGDNTDKWWISSIGNKSMSNRSDQYRRFTMSYLLRALYSYDNKYLFNASYRRDGSSVFHSIGNTWDNFYSFGAGWVASEEGFMKDQSFINYLKFKGSWGVLGSQNTGGYNYPTYPRLESSGSAVFGDNIITGYSIQYLPQNLSWEKTYAWEAGFEMTMLNNRLRVEPVFYNKETKDIIVMLSGFSGAKNSLENLGKIRNRGVEVAVSWKDKVGESGFNYSVSGNLTTINNKVLSLGRGSQDAIFEGPKGISRSLEGYPVGHFYGYEVIGVYQNKEDIKKYYPNKLGSPAPGDLKFKDVNGDGQITQDDRTVIGNPTPDFTYGLNIGLSYRNFDLGIDMMGVYGNEIYRTWDDPSYAQLNYLTARMNRWHGEGTSNWEPILNTTRALNFSNSSYYIEDGSFFRIRNIQLGYTFAPELLKKLRLKSLRLYTNMQNLKTWSKNTGYTPEIGGSALEFGIDRGTYPMPMIYTFGLNLTF